The segment ACGTCGTAGGTGCCTCGGCAGCCGGGTTAGAAGCCCTAACATTGGCACAAGCGAATGGCTGGAACTTTCTGAACGATCTGCATCGCCCGATGTTATTGCGAGCTGAGTTTCTTGCCTACATCGCTAAACCGGATGGCAGTTATGTATGGACGGGCGATAGCACACGCGGTTCTGCCTTTGATTATGTAGAGACTATCGCAGACTCAGAAAACCGGGCTGACCTGCAATACATCGTCAGTTTTGGGGAAGGAGGCACTTCCCCGCCGCACACATCAGCGTGGTATGCTTACGGCGGAGTCGGTGTGATGCGCAGTGATTGGCGACGTGACGCCAACTATCTGTTTTTCGATGTGGGTCCAGTGGGAGTCCTGCACGGGCATGAAGGCAAGTTAGCGGTGGAGGTTGTCGCTTATGGTCGTTCATTAGTGGAGGACTTGGGGATCCACACCTATGCGACGACTGAACGCGAAATGAAATTTCACGATTTCTTCATTGCGTCCGCTGCACATAACACAGTCATCGTAGACGGAAAGAGCCAAGTTCGACTGAAAACAGGGCCATTCATGACCGATCAACCACTATCAAATCCGTGGTTCAGCGCAGAGACCTGTGACTTTCTTTCGGGCAGCTATACCGAAGGCTATGGGGACCCACAGAGCGACGAAATTGATCCATCGGTTGTGCACTATCGCAGTGTCATTTTCGTCAAAGGGCGTAGGGATGACGATATAGAGTATTGGATTATCACCGACCATCTGACCGGCGACGGTGTTCACACCTGCGAACAGCTATTTCATCTCATTCCAGTTGAGGTCCGCGTGGATCCGGATACGAAAACTGTGCAAACAGTTACGCTAGACCAACCCAATCTGGCGTTTATTCCAGCGGTCAGGAACGGTCTTGAAGTAGAGGTTGTCGAAGGGCGTACCGATCCCAGTCTGCAGGGTTGGTATTGTGGTGGAGGTCCTCGTCCAACACCGGCTCCTTGTGTAACCTATCGCCGGGCTGGAATGCTGCCGACTGTTTTTCAGACGGTGCTTGTGCCAATGCAGGCTAACGAAGTAGTTTCTCTGAAAGTTGAATCTGTTGGTGTTCCTAGCGACGGTTGGATCCGCGTTATGTTTCCGGATGGTCGGGAGGACCTCTACTGTTCTCCATGGCACGTGGGACACCAGCAATTCCGAGACATTGCCTTCACCGGGGAGGCAGCACTGATACGCCGCGATAACGATGGTACACTCTTGGATTGGGCAGTTATTGGTGGGAACAACCTACAGTATCGCGGCGAGACCCTTCCCGCTACCCGCGAATAAAATGTCTCGTTGCTTATGTAACGAAATCGTGCAATAGTAATCGTAGAGGCGGGGTTTCCTGCCCGAACATTTCGGGTTTTGAGCAGGTTGTAGGGGCAACCCTTGTAGTTGCCTGTTTTTAGCCTTTCTTTTTTACTTACGTGGATTTGTGTTAATTCGCGGAGGTTTTAATACTTTCCCAAGTTCGAGAAGGAAAACATATCATGCAGCTGTCTAATAAAAAAATAGAACAGTTCTGGGAAGATGGATTCATCATTGTGAAAAATCTACTTGCCCCCGATGAGGTTGCATCGCTCCTTGCCCATGCCGAATGGGTAGCAAGCGGGAAAGTTTCCCACATCCCGGAAGGACAACTCCAGGTCGAGCCACGTGTGAGAGCAGGGGAGGCTCAGGCGGAGAACTACGCAGATTCCTTGCGGAAAATGAGTCATCTTGCCTTCTACGATGAAGGATTTGAAAACCATGCTCGCAATCCGAAGATTCTGGACGTTATCGAATTACTACTGGGACCTGATATCAAACTCTACCAAGATCAGCTTTTTATGAAACCGCCGCGAATCGGCTCGCGACAGGGCTACCATCAGGATATGCCACTCGGATTCTACATCGATCCACCCGACATGGTGACCTGTTGGGCGGCGCTTACCGATTCAACAATCGAGAATGGGTGTGTCTGGATTCTGCCCGGTACGCACAAATTCGGCATCACAGAAAAATCGGAATGGGCAGAATATGAGCAGATGTCGATTGAGGGAAGCCTAGCCGAGGAGCGCCCGTTGGAATTGAAGGCAGGCGATTGCAGCTTCCACCACGGTCTCCTCCTCCACAGCAGTCGTCCTAACTTGACGAATCAACGGAGGCGTGGGTATGCGACACACTACGTCAGTGCCAAGTGTCGATATACGGGTCCCTCGGAAAGTGAAAACGATGCGATGCTGATGCGGGGCAAATCGATGCCGGGGTGTATCTGAGAGATCTGTCCCCTTTTGTTTGTCTGTTAAGGAATATCGTGGGTTGAGTTGAACGATAGCGAAACCCAACTCTAATGTCCCAATGAACTAATTAACCAATGAATCAACATAACTATGCACACGAGCAAATTGCTAAGAGCTTCAGACTTTCAATATTGGCAACTCACTGAGAATGAGCGAATCAGCGTTGATTTTAATGGATTCTGCCCCAATTACCATGAACTAGACCGGGTCGGTGTCATCTCTCCTTGTATCGAAGACGGCATTCTGTACACCGGGGACGCTCTACTCGCGTTGACAACTGCCTTTTATG is part of the Candidatus Poribacteria bacterium genome and harbors:
- a CDS encoding alginate lyase family protein, which codes for MSSIVDMFKRMNLEMSGLEAVKAAIEVEDYSAAEAAYLAYYRERKPSVLDWHTEHRGGRSFETNSTGWNFLTTIPKLITWREREKVKGLISLEKGYTFSRTDGIKPSDYTVLDLADMLLDNKVFIPYHPEDGVQDLSPDWNWEHVPPAVGRRWTLSLPYQYFLRALAQAYWLNDDERYIAKLVKIATHYVSYVDGRSSWIWIPDMQLARNYQQLMPFILSWERLSPNDFCAIQSWLSGGCAASMEAVTNAPGNQLLFNGLGLAWLGVGMPEFKDAPRWRERGFSQVEEFFGEGAFYPDGSSKENSYGYVVGASAAGLEALTLAQANGWNFLNDLHRPMLLRAEFLAYIAKPDGSYVWTGDSTRGSAFDYVETIADSENRADLQYIVSFGEGGTSPPHTSAWYAYGGVGVMRSDWRRDANYLFFDVGPVGVLHGHEGKLAVEVVAYGRSLVEDLGIHTYATTEREMKFHDFFIASAAHNTVIVDGKSQVRLKTGPFMTDQPLSNPWFSAETCDFLSGSYTEGYGDPQSDEIDPSVVHYRSVIFVKGRRDDDIEYWIITDHLTGDGVHTCEQLFHLIPVEVRVDPDTKTVQTVTLDQPNLAFIPAVRNGLEVEVVEGRTDPSLQGWYCGGGPRPTPAPCVTYRRAGMLPTVFQTVLVPMQANEVVSLKVESVGVPSDGWIRVMFPDGREDLYCSPWHVGHQQFRDIAFTGEAALIRRDNDGTLLDWAVIGGNNLQYRGETLPATRE
- a CDS encoding phytanoyl-CoA dioxygenase family protein, coding for MQLSNKKIEQFWEDGFIIVKNLLAPDEVASLLAHAEWVASGKVSHIPEGQLQVEPRVRAGEAQAENYADSLRKMSHLAFYDEGFENHARNPKILDVIELLLGPDIKLYQDQLFMKPPRIGSRQGYHQDMPLGFYIDPPDMVTCWAALTDSTIENGCVWILPGTHKFGITEKSEWAEYEQMSIEGSLAEERPLELKAGDCSFHHGLLLHSSRPNLTNQRRRGYATHYVSAKCRYTGPSESENDAMLMRGKSMPGCI